Proteins encoded within one genomic window of Halalkalicoccus subterraneus:
- a CDS encoding DEAD/DEAH box helicase produces the protein MTDFEVGDHVKFAGGQGEITKIENRPNGGQLLHVYTTEGQLRKFPSGLPHIERIDSVVDRLAAKQVDDPLHHDLRERATRLDLAYRYDRFLSLTNNRIEIEPYQVQAAYEILNSYDHRYLVGDEVGLGKTIEAGIVIEELIARGRAERVLIVAPAPLAVQWQEELREKFDRNFILYDRNTVQTYRQSHPNQNVWQQEDRIITSIDFAKQDDVLEALHNLEEEWDIAVFDEAHHLTARRSSDDSTERTQRYMVGEAVANNSNALLLLTGTPHKGKSDQFYHLVSLLDPYRFSHESQITPKGLEDLMIRRLKDDMYETDGTRMFPEKNIEALPVEMTPEERELYNDVTEYIREYYNLAQNEENQAAGFTMVIYQKRLVSSIHAIRKSLENRMRAIQNDAVAEDLPDDVQELIPRYSTEPETLTDAERARVEEALEHVTITLNRSQIDAELGRVKQLWRQAKAIETDSKAELLREFVERILAEDPDEKILIFTEYTDTLKYLRDTVFPEHDIAQVYGDLEQERRRREMEKFEEEANLMLATDAAQEGLNLQFAHIMVNYDLPWNPIRIDQRMGRLHRYGQDRTVEIRNLFFDNTRESDILELLLEKTDQIEADLGMRSDVLGRILENVDLDETIMAAIAEGRPTEEVVADIEATIEERKQALETVENDFLIRDRFDLSDEDREILEIIERSRHGEVGEDDIEALVREFFDEFGGTIKGVRPGPARSSGDIFRLGIPNVLTGDQIKSHYDTATFTKDVAMEEDEVDFIALDHPLVQSLIDYCLDSNRVQGQIAVKVAANPEVTPGILFNYRLGYVSGTGDAITEKFVRLYATREETITTEIPTFEKTLSPNDNVVNSGSTLDQLASKASQLYDVAEARAWDEVESFADEARTEREREIGIKRKHAERYFTDQIEEWEERLETYQQRTEQGADMSAPIGNAQRELEHLRRQRDKELSQLEEEQHVTPEEPELVTAALVIPSEE, from the coding sequence ATGACCGACTTTGAGGTCGGCGACCACGTCAAGTTCGCCGGCGGACAGGGCGAAATCACGAAAATAGAGAACCGCCCTAATGGAGGTCAACTCCTTCATGTCTACACCACAGAGGGACAGCTCCGAAAATTCCCAAGCGGCTTACCCCATATCGAGCGGATCGACTCCGTCGTTGACCGGCTCGCAGCCAAGCAGGTTGACGACCCGCTCCACCACGATCTCCGAGAGCGTGCGACTCGTCTCGACCTTGCCTATCGGTACGACCGGTTCCTCTCGCTGACGAACAACCGCATCGAGATCGAACCCTATCAGGTCCAAGCCGCCTACGAGATCCTGAACTCCTACGACCACCGCTATCTCGTCGGCGACGAGGTCGGCCTCGGAAAGACCATCGAGGCTGGGATCGTCATTGAGGAACTCATCGCCCGAGGACGCGCCGAACGGGTACTTATCGTCGCCCCCGCACCGCTGGCCGTCCAGTGGCAAGAGGAGCTCCGCGAGAAGTTCGACCGGAACTTCATCCTCTATGATCGCAACACCGTTCAGACGTATCGTCAGTCACATCCGAACCAGAACGTCTGGCAACAGGAAGACCGTATCATCACGTCGATCGACTTCGCCAAACAGGATGACGTACTCGAAGCCCTGCACAATCTCGAAGAGGAATGGGACATTGCCGTGTTCGACGAGGCGCACCACCTGACTGCCCGCCGTTCGAGCGATGACTCGACTGAACGCACACAACGCTACATGGTTGGCGAGGCCGTCGCGAACAACTCGAATGCGCTTCTCCTGCTCACTGGGACACCACACAAAGGAAAATCTGACCAGTTCTATCACCTTGTTAGCCTCCTCGATCCGTATCGGTTCAGCCACGAGTCCCAGATCACCCCCAAAGGTTTGGAGGATCTGATGATCCGCCGGCTCAAGGACGATATGTACGAGACCGACGGGACTCGGATGTTTCCCGAGAAGAACATTGAGGCACTTCCTGTTGAGATGACTCCCGAGGAGCGCGAGCTCTACAACGACGTGACTGAATACATCCGCGAGTACTACAACCTCGCACAGAACGAGGAGAACCAGGCTGCCGGCTTCACGATGGTTATCTACCAGAAACGGCTCGTCTCGAGCATTCACGCCATCCGGAAATCGCTCGAAAACCGAATGCGTGCGATCCAAAATGATGCCGTTGCCGAAGATCTACCCGACGACGTTCAGGAACTCATCCCGCGCTACAGCACGGAGCCCGAGACGCTCACCGATGCCGAACGTGCTCGCGTTGAGGAGGCCCTTGAACACGTCACGATCACGCTCAATCGATCACAGATAGATGCGGAACTCGGACGCGTCAAGCAGCTCTGGCGGCAGGCAAAGGCGATCGAGACCGATTCCAAGGCAGAACTCCTCCGGGAATTCGTCGAGCGCATTCTCGCCGAGGACCCTGACGAGAAGATCCTGATCTTCACTGAGTACACGGACACGCTCAAGTATCTGCGTGATACCGTCTTTCCAGAACACGATATTGCGCAGGTGTACGGCGATCTCGAACAAGAGCGTCGGCGTCGAGAGATGGAGAAGTTCGAGGAGGAAGCAAATCTGATGTTGGCGACCGACGCCGCACAGGAGGGTCTCAATCTCCAGTTCGCCCACATTATGGTGAACTACGACCTGCCGTGGAATCCGATCCGGATCGATCAACGAATGGGTCGACTCCACCGCTATGGGCAGGACCGGACCGTCGAGATACGTAACCTCTTCTTCGATAACACGCGGGAAAGCGATATTCTCGAACTCCTTCTCGAGAAGACCGATCAGATCGAGGCCGATCTCGGGATGCGATCAGACGTACTCGGTCGAATTCTCGAGAACGTCGACCTCGACGAGACGATCATGGCCGCTATCGCGGAAGGCCGACCAACCGAAGAGGTAGTTGCCGACATCGAAGCGACGATCGAAGAGCGAAAGCAAGCGCTCGAAACGGTCGAAAACGACTTTCTCATCCGCGATCGGTTCGATCTCTCTGATGAAGATCGAGAAATCTTGGAAATCATCGAGCGGAGTCGCCACGGCGAGGTGGGTGAAGACGACATTGAAGCGCTCGTCCGGGAGTTCTTCGACGAGTTCGGTGGGACGATCAAAGGAGTACGTCCTGGACCTGCTCGATCGAGTGGTGATATCTTCCGTCTTGGGATCCCAAACGTCCTCACCGGAGACCAAATCAAGAGCCACTACGACACGGCAACGTTCACGAAAGATGTCGCGATGGAAGAAGACGAGGTCGACTTCATCGCACTCGATCATCCGCTAGTCCAGTCGCTTATCGACTACTGTCTCGATTCGAACCGTGTCCAGGGCCAAATCGCCGTGAAAGTAGCGGCGAACCCCGAGGTGACACCGGGGATTCTGTTTAACTACCGGCTTGGATACGTGTCGGGTACAGGTGATGCGATCACTGAGAAGTTCGTTAGGCTGTACGCGACGCGTGAAGAGACGATCACAACAGAGATACCAACGTTCGAGAAAACGCTGTCGCCGAACGACAATGTCGTTAATTCGGGCTCAACCCTTGATCAACTTGCATCGAAAGCATCGCAACTCTACGATGTAGCCGAAGCGAGAGCGTGGGACGAGGTCGAATCGTTTGCGGATGAAGCTCGAACCGAACGGGAACGAGAGATCGGAATCAAACGCAAGCACGCTGAACGCTACTTTACGGATCAGATCGAGGAGTGGGAAGAGCGTCTTGAGACATATCAGCAGCGTACTGAGCAGGGAGCTGATATGAGCGCACCGATTGGGAATGCCCAGCGTGAGCTCGAACACCTTCGACGACAACGAGACAAAGAATTGAGCCAGCTCGAAGAGGAGCAGCACGTCACACCAGAAGAGCCAGAGTTAGTCACCGCTGCCCTTGTAATTCCTTCAGAGGAGTGA
- a CDS encoding FxLYD domain-containing protein codes for MAVTGATTWLFTRDNDGTENGSPSNSERDQNETGNDTAERGEAPQASKEDVGNQSEHPEAANPEPEPQGPETNESAINESAPDTTPTAEDVTVSNTELVTESDTATVTGVATNEADEPVTVELEVQFLQEGEQLDRAALGGTTGLQPGDEWNFSITARGSGVSEATDYEISKNVRVAS; via the coding sequence GTGGCCGTGACAGGAGCGACGACGTGGCTGTTCACTCGAGACAACGATGGCACCGAAAACGGTTCTCCATCCAATTCTGAGCGCGACCAAAACGAGACGGGGAATGATACCGCTGAGAGAGGAGAGGCACCACAGGCGTCGAAGGAGGACGTGGGGAATCAAAGCGAGCACCCAGAGGCAGCGAATCCCGAACCGGAACCGCAGGGACCGGAGACAAACGAATCAGCGATCAACGAGAGCGCACCGGACACGACGCCGACGGCAGAGGATGTTACAGTATCGAATACGGAACTCGTTACAGAATCTGACACGGCGACAGTGACGGGCGTAGCGACGAATGAAGCGGATGAACCCGTGACGGTTGAACTTGAAGTTCAGTTCCTCCAGGAGGGCGAGCAGCTCGACAGGGCTGCTCTTGGTGGAACCACTGGGTTACAGCCGGGCGACGAATGGAACTTCTCGATTACGGCAAGGGGGAGCGGGGTCAGCGAGGCAACTGATTACGAGATCTCGAAGAACGTGCGCGTGGCATCGTAG